GAGTCTGCTACGAGACCAAGGCTGGACTAACCGAACGCAATCAACACGAATGTCGATTTTTGTCCAGTGATTAGGTTAGTCCGTGCTGTTTTCTATATTGGTGATGACAGCTATTTTTAAAGGTTCTGGTTACGAGTTGCCCCCGACAAGATTGGCGGGTCTGATATTGAGTAAGTTTCCTGATTTGCCAGGTACCGAACCTTTGACCACGAGCAGGTTGCGCTCCGGATCGACCTTGACGACAGTTAGTTTGCGGATGGTTATGCGGGCGTCGCCCATACGACCGGCCATACGTTTGCCTGGGTACACCCGGGAAGGGTCGGTTCCGGGTCCTACCGAACCGGGAAGGCGATAGTTTTTGGAACCGTGGGTCCGCGAACCCCGGCGGAAGTTGTGTCGCTTTTGGTAGCCGGCAAATCCGCGACCGATGCGTTTGCCGCTGATGTCTACTAACTGTCCTGGGGAGAAGTTGTCTACTTTGAGTTCTTGTCCCAGTTCGTATTCGCTGGCATCTTCCACGCGGAATTCACGCAAGTACCGCAAGGGGGGGGCGTCGGATTTGCGTAAATGACCGAGTTCTGGTCTGGTCAGGGACTTTTCTCTGGTTTCTTTATACCCAACTTGGATGGCTGCGTAGCCATCGTTTTCTTGGGTTTTGATTTGGGTGATTTGGCAAGGACCCGCTTGGATGACGGTGACGGGAATGGTACGCCCTTCCTCGTCGAAAATCTGGGTCATGCCGAGTTTTGTACCAAGAAGACCGATAGACACGAGGTTCTCCTTCTTTGTTACCCACTACAGCCGAAATGGCAATGCTCGCAACTGGTTGTGGCTCGCTCAACCACCATGGCGCTCGCGCATGGCCATGATTCGGGAAGCCACCCAGACAACGCTGCAAAAACGTGTGCTTGCACGCCAGCAAACAGCCTAGAGCTAGGCTCTTGCTGCTTCTGGTGGTTTTGGTTGGCGTAATTGAGCTTGTCTGACAACCGACACGCGATGGTGCATCTCAACAAGCTGGGGACTTAAACAGCTACCTGTTCAGTATCCAAACCGATTTTTCCCAACGCCTTCTCGTTTGGCATGCTGCTCGATCGGGGTGTGGGTAGAAGTTACTGGCTCCTTCTCTATCTTGCTTTCTTTCGCGCCTTCGATGGGGGTTGAAGCAACGATCCTTGCTTTCACCGAACTTGGAGAGAAGCTTGTCCCGTACAAAATCCCCCAAACAGAAATGGCTGCTTGAGGATGCCTAGGTTCCTACAAACGGAAGGCAGCGAGAGGCAGGCGGTTTTTTGACCAGCTTGGTGTCGGTTCCGAATGGTTCGCAACCGGGTCGGCTAAGGCTTTTGGCAGGCGATCGCTAACGCCTATCTGCTTTAACCACGATTGATCATTCTACACAATCCCCACTGAATTGTCCAGGGGCACAGCTGTTTTTCTAGAAAATCTTTTCTTTTCGCCTCGCTCGCGGCCGAGCCACCCTTCAAGATGGCGAAACCCAGTTGGTCACTTCTAGTAGGGGGCGCTCGTGCTACAATCCAAAAAGCCGATTCTATGCGAAGACAGGCCGGTCCGGCGGTAGCCAACAGCCCCCTAGACAGCTGGGTATGCAACTGTTTATCTTTGCTTTTCCCAGGAGCAACTGGCTTTCCCAGTTCCCTTTGCTACCTCCGGACCAGGCTAGGGTCCTGGTTCGCTCCCTTGGTTCTCCAGACCGGTTGGCTGCGTCTGGCAAGGAACGACCAAGCGGTATCCTGCAACTGACCAAAGAACTGTTGCGCTCATGTCCAAGAGAACTTGCTGAAAGTAGGAAGCGTTTATGGCATTGCTAACAAGTGGCAAAAAGATGCTCCGCGATTTAGAAGAACACGGGGCTTTAGGTGTATACGTTCCTCTAGAAGGAGGATTTGAAGGGCGCTACCAGCGTCGGATTCGGGCGGCTGGTTACGAGGCGCTCAATCTGACTGCCCGCGGTTTGGGAGACTTACCCGCTTACCTGCGCGGCGTTCATGGGGTGCGTCCGCCTCACTTGGGGAAAAAGAATATCGGCCGCGAAGCCCAAGTGGGACCGATTTACTACGCTGTTCCCATTGTAAATACGGAACTAGAACAACTCCCGGCCAATGCCAAGGGACTGTTGCTATGGATTATTGAAGGGAATATCTTGTCCCGTCAGGAAATTGAATATTTGACCATCCTACCGAAAATAGAGCCCAAGGTAAAGGTGGTGGTGGAGTTGGGCGGCGATCGCAGTTTCCGTTGGATGCCTTTAAAAGATGCCTTAGCCCCAGCTCAAGTATAAACCATCGAAGACCGTGTCGGACCGCTGGCTATCCGATGGCAGCTGGCGGTCAGTCTCTCCAGGAAGTACGGACGTATGCTAGAAAACCGCGACTACACGCTAATTATTGACAAAAGCGGCAGCATGGCCAATGCTGACGAAGGGGAAACCAAGAGCAAATGGGAGCAAGCCAAGGAATCCACATTTGCTTTAGCCCAAAAGTGCGAAGAGGTAGACCCAGACGGGCTAACGGTCTATCTGTTTTCCGGGGCTTTTCGCCGCTACGACAACGTCACCGCCGATAAGGTGGCGCAAATTTTCCAAGAAAACCAGCCCATGGGCAGCACTAACCTAGTAGCCGTTTTCGAGGATGCTTTTGAAAATTATTTTCAACGCCGGCAAAAAGGGCAAACCAAACAGGGAGAAACCTTTCTGGTGGTGACTGATGGCGAACCCGACGACCGCAAAGCTACCATTCAATCGATTGTGGATACCACCCACCGCTTGCAACATCCCGCGGAACTCGCGATATTATTAATTCAGGTGGGAAAAGACGAGCGCGTAAAGCGATTTCTGCAAGCTCTCGATGACGAGCTGCAAGGTGTGGGCGCTAAATTTGACATTGTGGAAACCTTCTCAATTGATATCATGCAAGGCAAGGATTTGTCGGAAGTTCTGCTAGCGGCGATCGCTCAATAAGATTCCTAGCATCCAGACAAGTTTTTGTCCGCTATTCCCGCAGCGACCCTTTCCTCTGAAAATTTTTGACCAAATCCGACCCTAGGTGCATTTTTCAGCTGCGATCGCATTAGCATAGATGGTGATGAACCGGCGATCTCCATTCACTTCCCTGGAACAAGCCCACTGGTTCAAGCTCATTTGCGGAGCCAGTTTCCAGCATTTGCCCTCGGTTAGGAATTTAACCCTAGCCTACACCCTGGCGGGTGCTGACTGTATTGATGTAGCTGCCGACCCGGCTGCGATCGCGGCGGCTCGTTCCGGAATGGCAGCCGCCCGAGAAGCCAATGGTGGGGATGTTCCAGTTCCCTGGTTGATGGCCAGTTTAAACGATGGGGAAGACCCTCACTTTCGCAAAGCTCGCTTCGATGCCACCCAATGCCCCAGCGATTGTCCCCAACCCTGCGAGCAGGTTTGCCCGGCAAACGCTATCCTATTTAACAGGGAGGATGGTTTTTCGGGCGTGGTTGACGAGCTTTGTTACGGTTGCGGACGATGTTTGCCAGTATGTCCCGAGCAAATTATCCACACCCACTCCTATGTCCGGTCTCCGGAGTCGGTTGCTCCTTTAATTTTAGAATCCGGCATCGATGCTCTGGAGATTCACACCCAAGTGGGTCGTCAAGAGGAATTTGCCCGCCTCTGGCAAGCGATCGCGCCTCACCTAAACCAACTCCAACTCGTGGCCGTCAGCTGTCCGGATGGCGAAGAACTCACCGATTACCTGTGGCATTTATATCACCTAATGTCCCCCCTACCCTGCTTGCTGGTATGGCAAACCGACGGTCGCCCCATGAGCGGCGATATTGGTGCTGGCACCACCCGAGCCACTATTCGCTTGGCAGAAAAAGTGCTGGCCGCCAATTTACCCGGGTTCGTGCAGCTAGCCGGCGGCACCAACGAACGCACGGTTCCCAAACTGCAAGAACTGGGACTGCTCAACAATGGCAAAGCCGGGGTATCTGGCGTTGCCTACGGCAGTTACGCTCGGGTTTTGCTATGGGATTTGCTAGAACAGCTAGACACCATGTCCACTTCCAATACCTTTTCCCCAAGTTCCTTGCCGCTAGAGGCAGGAAACAACCACCTGGAAAAAAACCCGGCTCTGTTAAACTCAGCCCTCGAACGAGCGCGGGGATTGGTTTCCCAACTCAAAGACCCCTTGTTTGCTGGTAAAGGGCAATAATTCATCATACTTTCCTTGCCCGCCAGCCGTCAACACCCCCCTTCCAACGTACAAACTCGAGTCTACGAGTTATTCACACGGTTAGGTTGCCAAAAAATATTTAGAAAGCATGCAGATTATAGACGATCTCGATCGACTTCTAGAAATTCTTCCCGAAGACGTACGCCTACCCATCCAGCAACATCCGCAACGCGAGGAGCTGGTGGAAGTCGTTATGGACTTAGGTAGGCGTCCGGAAGCTCGATTTGCTGGGAAAGCCGAGTATTTAAGCGAACGGGTTATCGAACGCCAAGATATTGAAGAATGTATCCAACGATTGGGAACCTTCAGCGGCGATAACCGTGCGGGAATCGAACGTACGCTCCACCGCATCAGTGCCATGCGCAACCGCAGTGGCGAAGCCATCGGTCTAACCTGTCGCGTCGGTCGCGCCATTTTTGGCACGGTGCAAATGATTCGAGACTTAGTGGAGACAGGTTCGTCGATTCTCATGCTGGGTCGTCCTGGCGTTGGCAAAACCACAGCCTTGCGCGAAATTGCTCGCGTGCTGGCTGACGAACTAGAAAAACGGGTGGTGATTGTCGATACTTCTAATGAAATTGCTGGAGATGGCGACATTCCTCACCCGGCAATTGGACGCGCGCGGCGCATGCAGGTAACTCGTCCGGAATTACAGCATCAGGTGATGATCGAGGCTGTGGAAAACCACATGCCAGAGGTCATTGTGATTGACGAAATTGGCACGGAGTTGGAAGCGCTGGCAGCTCGCACCATTGCCGAACGCGGTGTACAACTGGTGGGAACCGCACACGGAAACTATCTAGAAAACTTGATTAAAAATCCTACCCTATCCGATCTGATCGGTGGGATCCAATCAGTGACCTTGGGGGATGACGAAGCCAAGCGTCGGGGAAGCCAAAAAACGGTTTTAGAACGGAAAGCACCACCAACCTTCCAAGTGGCGGTGGAGATGGCTTCTCGGGAACGCTGGATTGTCCACGAAAACGTAGCAGAAACGGTCGATTTACTACTGCGTCAGCGGCAACCACAACCGCAAATTCGGACCCTAGATGAAAATGGTGAGGTTAGTATTATCCGCGAACTGCCACAAGTTTCTAAAAATGACTTGAGTACTTCCTCGTATGCCACGACCTCGTCAGGGTCGCAATGGCGTGCTTCTGGGAAAATGCAGCCTTTGCCGGTAGCGGACGAGCAACAGCACTACCAGGAACAGCAACG
This window of the Geitlerinema sp. PCC 9228 genome carries:
- the rplC gene encoding 50S ribosomal protein L3; the protein is MSIGLLGTKLGMTQIFDEEGRTIPVTVIQAGPCQITQIKTQENDGYAAIQVGYKETREKSLTRPELGHLRKSDAPPLRYLREFRVEDASEYELGQELKVDNFSPGQLVDISGKRIGRGFAGYQKRHNFRRGSRTHGSKNYRLPGSVGPGTDPSRVYPGKRMAGRMGDARITIRKLTVVKVDPERNLLVVKGSVPGKSGNLLNIRPANLVGGNS
- a CDS encoding NAD(P)H-quinone oxidoreductase subunit N; the encoded protein is MALLTSGKKMLRDLEEHGALGVYVPLEGGFEGRYQRRIRAAGYEALNLTARGLGDLPAYLRGVHGVRPPHLGKKNIGREAQVGPIYYAVPIVNTELEQLPANAKGLLLWIIEGNILSRQEIEYLTILPKIEPKVKVVVELGGDRSFRWMPLKDALAPAQV
- a CDS encoding R3H domain-containing nucleic acid-binding protein, with the translated sequence MQIIDDLDRLLEILPEDVRLPIQQHPQREELVEVVMDLGRRPEARFAGKAEYLSERVIERQDIEECIQRLGTFSGDNRAGIERTLHRISAMRNRSGEAIGLTCRVGRAIFGTVQMIRDLVETGSSILMLGRPGVGKTTALREIARVLADELEKRVVIVDTSNEIAGDGDIPHPAIGRARRMQVTRPELQHQVMIEAVENHMPEVIVIDEIGTELEALAARTIAERGVQLVGTAHGNYLENLIKNPTLSDLIGGIQSVTLGDDEAKRRGSQKTVLERKAPPTFQVAVEMASRERWIVHENVAETVDLLLRQRQPQPQIRTLDENGEVSIIRELPQVSKNDLSTSSYATTSSGSQWRASGKMQPLPVADEQQHYQEQQRYFEQLLNASTSTMGDVEPYPANGEMDNGEDEGTLYLYPYGISRHKLEQVVQALQWPVRLTKEINEADAILALRSQVKNHSKIKQVAKTHHVPIHTVKEDTVPKITQTLQRLLQMDDVSSPELANLLLNTHGKNSEDEIEALEEARLAVEQIVIPQGQPVELLPRCSKIRKMQHELVEHYRLKSISFGDEPNRRLRIFPA
- a CDS encoding VWA domain-containing protein, with amino-acid sequence MLENRDYTLIIDKSGSMANADEGETKSKWEQAKESTFALAQKCEEVDPDGLTVYLFSGAFRRYDNVTADKVAQIFQENQPMGSTNLVAVFEDAFENYFQRRQKGQTKQGETFLVVTDGEPDDRKATIQSIVDTTHRLQHPAELAILLIQVGKDERVKRFLQALDDELQGVGAKFDIVETFSIDIMQGKDLSEVLLAAIAQ
- a CDS encoding LdpA C-terminal domain-containing domain; the encoded protein is MNRRSPFTSLEQAHWFKLICGASFQHLPSVRNLTLAYTLAGADCIDVAADPAAIAAARSGMAAAREANGGDVPVPWLMASLNDGEDPHFRKARFDATQCPSDCPQPCEQVCPANAILFNREDGFSGVVDELCYGCGRCLPVCPEQIIHTHSYVRSPESVAPLILESGIDALEIHTQVGRQEEFARLWQAIAPHLNQLQLVAVSCPDGEELTDYLWHLYHLMSPLPCLLVWQTDGRPMSGDIGAGTTRATIRLAEKVLAANLPGFVQLAGGTNERTVPKLQELGLLNNGKAGVSGVAYGSYARVLLWDLLEQLDTMSTSNTFSPSSLPLEAGNNHLEKNPALLNSALERARGLVSQLKDPLFAGKGQ